Proteins from one Sabethes cyaneus chromosome 2, idSabCyanKW18_F2, whole genome shotgun sequence genomic window:
- the LOC128735949 gene encoding uncharacterized protein K02A2.6-like translates to MLLRKQICSRSISILTVEELSEATVADQTVELLVQGLRNGNTVDPRNRFGIDQTEFTLQQNCVMRGIRVYVPPSLRAKVLAELHSTHFGTSRLKSLARGYVWWEGIDKDIENLVRNCCSCQSSRPEPAKVPTHCWETPWKPFERVHVDFAGPFLNTYFIVLVDAYTKWPKVRILNDITTATTIKVCREYFATYGIPAVLVSDQSPQFTSDEFQRFLKMNGVYHKMGAPYHHATNGQAERFIQTLKAKLKSLKCNRTTIVGAQLPN, encoded by the coding sequence ATGTTGTTGAGGAAACAGATCTGCTCGAGATCAATATCAATACTGACCGTGGAGGAGTTGTCGGAAGCTACAGTTGCGGATCAGACCGTTGAATTGTTGGTTCAAGGATTGCGTAATGGGAACACCGTTGATCCAAGGAATCGATTCGGAATTGATCAAACGGAATTTACACTTCAACAAAACTGTGTTATGCGTGGAATACGGGTGTACGTTCCACCGAGTCTTCGAGCAAAAGTTCTGGCTGAGCTGCACTCTACCCATTTCGGCACTAGCAGATTAAAATCGTTAGCACGAGGATACGTATGGTGGGAAGGTATCGATAAGGACATCGAGAATTTGGTGCGGAATTGTTGCTCCTGCCAGTCTTCACGACCTGAACCTGCCAaagtaccaacacattgttggGAAACTCCATGGAAGCCGTTCGAACGAGTTCATGTGGATTTTGCTGGGCCGTTTCTCAATACCTATTTCATCGTGTTGGTGGATGCATATACAAAATGGCCAAAGGTGCGGATATTGAACGATATCACTACAGCTACAACAATCAAAGTTTGCCGTGAATATTTTGCTACGTACGGTATACCGGCGGTGCTTGTCAGTGACCAGAGCCCCCAGTTCACCTCTGACGAGTTCCAACGATTTCTTAAGATGAATGGGGTTTACCACAAAATGGGTGCACCGTATCATCATGCAACGAACGGGCAAGCAGAACGGTTCATTCAAACGCTTAAAGCAAAACTAAAGAGTTTGAAGTGCAATAGAACGACCATAGTTGGAGCTCAGCTTCCAAATTGA